The proteins below are encoded in one region of Ornithinimicrobium avium:
- a CDS encoding TetR/AcrR family transcriptional regulator, whose product MSGTTTTRTARTRSRLQAAALRLFSEQGYDATTVEQIAREAGVSHMTFFRHFPTKDAVVLEDGFDPAIAAAVAAAPSRLPPLARVCAGLRAALTHVDLPAQEEVRLRVRIAAEHPVLRAGTYAATETTQEAIVEVLVAGGASPFEARVASAAALAALTAALLEWCLGDTVEPMSSRLGAALGVLDGTAGR is encoded by the coding sequence ATGTCTGGCACGACGACCACGAGGACGGCACGCACCCGGTCGCGCCTGCAGGCGGCAGCGCTCAGGCTGTTCTCCGAGCAGGGGTATGACGCGACGACCGTCGAGCAGATCGCGCGGGAGGCCGGCGTCAGCCACATGACGTTCTTCCGGCACTTCCCGACGAAGGACGCGGTCGTGCTCGAGGACGGCTTCGACCCGGCCATCGCCGCCGCCGTCGCCGCGGCCCCGAGCCGGCTCCCGCCCCTGGCGCGCGTCTGCGCAGGACTCCGCGCCGCGCTCACGCACGTGGACCTGCCGGCCCAGGAGGAGGTGCGGCTGCGGGTCCGGATCGCGGCGGAGCACCCGGTGCTGCGCGCCGGGACGTACGCAGCCACGGAGACCACCCAGGAGGCGATCGTGGAGGTCCTCGTCGCCGGCGGTGCCAGCCCGTTCGAGGCCCGCGTCGCCTCGGCCGCTGCGCTGGCCGCACTCACCGCGGCCCTGCTCGAATGGTGCCTCGGCGACACCGTCGAGCCGATGTCGAGCCGGCTCGGCGCGGCGCTCGGCGTGCTCGACGGGACGGCGGGGCGATGA